In Actinomadura citrea, a single window of DNA contains:
- a CDS encoding DMT family transporter yields MQQDSGARAGKLAVAAATVTVVFWASAFVAIRSAGAEYSPGALALGRLLSGTVVLGTIWLVRGGGLPPKAAWPGIVTAGVLWFGAYMVVLNWGEQLVDAGTAALVVNIGPILIALLGGWLLKEGLSSRLMLGMAVSFAGAAVVGLSMSGDGRSSVGGVLLCLAAAVTYAAGVVAQKPALRHASALQFTTFSCAIGAVACLPFSGQLVSQAADASAGATLNMVYLGVFPTAVAFTTWGYALARTTAGKMGATTYAAPALVVGMSWLFLDEVPGLVTLGGGLLCLAGVAVSRSTRTLRRRVPPVTPEPGAPEVSPSGLIDAHTRD; encoded by the coding sequence ATGCAGCAGGACAGCGGCGCGCGCGCCGGCAAGCTCGCGGTGGCGGCGGCGACGGTCACGGTGGTGTTCTGGGCCTCGGCCTTCGTCGCCATCCGCAGCGCGGGCGCCGAGTACAGTCCCGGCGCCCTCGCCCTCGGCCGCCTCCTTTCCGGGACGGTCGTGCTGGGGACGATCTGGCTCGTCCGGGGCGGGGGCCTGCCGCCCAAGGCCGCCTGGCCCGGCATCGTCACCGCCGGCGTCCTGTGGTTCGGCGCCTACATGGTCGTGCTGAACTGGGGCGAGCAACTGGTGGACGCGGGCACCGCCGCCCTCGTCGTCAACATCGGGCCGATCCTCATCGCGCTCCTCGGCGGCTGGCTGCTGAAGGAGGGCCTGTCGTCCCGGCTGATGCTCGGCATGGCCGTGTCGTTCGCCGGCGCCGCCGTCGTCGGACTGTCGATGTCGGGCGACGGCCGTTCGTCCGTCGGCGGGGTGCTGCTCTGCCTGGCCGCCGCCGTCACCTACGCGGCGGGCGTCGTCGCCCAGAAGCCGGCCTTGAGGCACGCGTCGGCGCTGCAGTTCACCACGTTCTCCTGCGCGATCGGCGCTGTCGCCTGCCTGCCGTTCTCCGGGCAGCTCGTCTCGCAGGCCGCGGACGCCTCCGCGGGCGCCACCCTCAACATGGTCTATCTGGGCGTCTTCCCGACCGCGGTCGCCTTCACGACCTGGGGATACGCCCTGGCCCGCACGACCGCCGGGAAGATGGGCGCCACCACCTACGCCGCGCCCGCCCTCGTGGTGGGGATGTCGTGGCTGTTCCTCGACGAGGTCCCCGGGCTGGTCACCCTCGGCGGCGGGCTGCTGTGCCTCGCCGGCGTGGCCGTCTCCCGCAGCACGCGGACGCTGCGCCGCCGCGTCCCGCCCGTCACGCCCGAACCGGGCGCCCCGGAGGTGTCACCCTCCGGGCTCATCGATGCTCATACTCGCGACTGA
- a CDS encoding thiazole synthase, which produces MDTGKAGPAEAGTDGLVIAGEELGSRLIMGTGGAPSMAVLREALTASGTALTTVAMRRVAPSARGSVLDVLTECGIRVLPNTAGCFTAGEAVLTAKLAREALGTNWVKLEVIADERTLLPDPIELVEAAEQLVDDGFVVLPYTSDDPVLAHRLEQIGCAAVMPLGSPIGSGLGIRNPHNIELIVERATVPVILDAGLGTASDAALAMELGCDAVLLATAVTRAQSPARMAAAMRHAVEGGRLARLAGRIPKRRYAQASSPFDGLATS; this is translated from the coding sequence ATGGACACCGGAAAAGCGGGCCCCGCAGAAGCGGGCACCGACGGGCTGGTCATCGCGGGCGAGGAGCTGGGCTCGCGGCTGATCATGGGAACGGGCGGGGCGCCGAGCATGGCGGTGCTGCGCGAGGCGCTGACCGCGTCCGGGACGGCGCTCACCACGGTCGCGATGCGCAGGGTGGCCCCGTCCGCGCGCGGCTCGGTGCTGGACGTGCTGACCGAGTGCGGCATACGGGTGCTGCCGAACACCGCCGGCTGCTTCACCGCGGGCGAGGCCGTCCTGACCGCCAAGCTCGCCCGGGAGGCACTCGGGACGAACTGGGTCAAGCTAGAGGTGATCGCCGACGAGCGCACGCTGCTGCCCGACCCGATCGAGCTGGTCGAGGCCGCCGAGCAGCTCGTCGACGACGGCTTCGTCGTCCTGCCCTACACCAGTGACGACCCGGTCCTGGCGCACCGGCTGGAGCAGATCGGCTGCGCGGCCGTGATGCCGCTCGGCTCCCCGATCGGGTCGGGCCTCGGCATCCGCAACCCGCACAACATCGAGCTGATCGTCGAGCGCGCGACCGTCCCGGTGATCCTGGACGCGGGGCTCGGCACGGCGTCCGACGCGGCCCTGGCCATGGAGCTCGGCTGCGACGCCGTGCTCCTCGCGACCGCCGTCACCCGCGCGCAGTCCCCGGCGCGGATGGCCGCCGCGATGCGGCACGCGGTCGAGGGCGGGCGGCTCGCGCGGCTCGCCGGGCGCATCCCCAAGCGCCGCTACGCCCAGGCGTCCTCCCCGTTCGACGGACTCGCGACCTCGTAG
- the thiS gene encoding sulfur carrier protein ThiS, which translates to MKVIVNGEARELPDGASVAEVVASVTAVATGVAAALNDEVVRRAEWEATPLRDADRIEVLTAVQGG; encoded by the coding sequence ATGAAGGTGATCGTCAACGGTGAGGCGCGCGAGCTGCCCGACGGCGCGAGCGTGGCCGAGGTCGTCGCGTCCGTCACGGCCGTCGCGACGGGCGTGGCGGCGGCGCTGAACGACGAGGTCGTCCGGCGCGCGGAGTGGGAGGCCACGCCCCTGCGGGACGCCGACCGCATCGAAGTGCTGACCGCGGTCCAGGGAGGTTGA